In one window of Candidatus Scalindua sp. DNA:
- a CDS encoding YbhB/YbcL family Raf kinase inhibitor-like protein yields MTKYYTVCSYTVCFCTVFFVFNLAEIQAEQLEKEDFAMKLEVTSNAFEEGALIPEKYTCDGPDVSPPLAWTSPPEGTGCFVLICDDPDAPVGTWVHWVLYGVSPETLKLPEGIPATGEVLNGAKQGTNDFRRIGYGGPCPPGGTHRYYFTLYAVGSNLDLAAGATKADVLSTIKDDILAEGQLMGRYHR; encoded by the coding sequence ATGACAAAATACTATACTGTATGTTCATATACAGTTTGCTTTTGTACTGTTTTTTTTGTTTTCAACCTTGCAGAAATTCAAGCTGAACAATTGGAAAAGGAGGACTTTGCAATGAAGCTGGAAGTAACAAGTAATGCCTTTGAAGAGGGGGCACTGATACCTGAAAAATATACCTGTGATGGCCCTGATGTTTCTCCTCCTCTAGCATGGACATCACCCCCGGAAGGAACAGGGTGTTTTGTCCTGATATGTGACGATCCAGATGCGCCAGTGGGAACGTGGGTCCACTGGGTGCTGTATGGGGTCTCACCAGAGACACTGAAACTTCCTGAAGGCATCCCTGCCACCGGAGAGGTTTTGAATGGAGCTAAACAGGGAACCAATGACTTCCGTCGAATTGGTTACGGTGGCCCATGCCCTCCGGGGGGTACACACCGTTATTATTTTACTTTGTACGCAGTTGGATCGAATCTTGATTTAGCAGCTGGTGCTACAAAGGCAGATGTCCTCAGCACTATTAAGGATGATATTTTAGCAGAAGGGCAACTTATGGGACGTTACCATAGATAA
- a CDS encoding polymer-forming cytoskeletal protein translates to MNCVSIPCRICNRHINVKEILSPSEAKKISIVGKRMILCFKCGREIFTDKSAQAVACNHCYHRNDLSHHKIKSVFGKNIETHGDLYLKRKGVIEISKIRVGNAIIKGRINGDVYATGMIEILKHGELYGTITCSKFLVHRGGAFRGKVTMLDSAQSLSE, encoded by the coding sequence ATGAATTGCGTATCAATACCATGCCGCATCTGTAACCGGCACATTAACGTAAAAGAGATTCTTTCGCCCTCAGAAGCAAAGAAAATTTCGATCGTTGGAAAGAGAATGATTCTCTGCTTTAAGTGCGGCAGGGAGATCTTTACCGATAAGAGCGCCCAGGCAGTTGCATGTAACCACTGTTATCACCGTAATGACCTGAGCCATCATAAGATAAAATCTGTATTTGGCAAGAATATTGAAACACACGGTGATTTGTATTTAAAAAGAAAGGGTGTTATTGAGATATCGAAAATACGGGTAGGTAATGCGATCATAAAGGGTAGAATTAATGGTGACGTTTACGCAACGGGTATGATCGAAATATTAAAACATGGTGAGCTCTATGGTACGATAACATGCAGTAAATTTCTGGTGCATAGGGGGGGGGCATTTCGCGGGAAAGTTACGATGCTGGATTCTGCCCAATCCCTGTCAGAATGA
- a CDS encoding IscS subfamily cysteine desulfurase, producing the protein MKNERNVICGICPAGCWVTVTYDEEGKIGKVQPDKSSHLGMICKLGEYSAEIVYSKDRLRYPMRRKGKKGTLEFERISWDNAYEIITAKLNEIKNESGPEAAAIYTGRGSFELSMCDRFQPKGVAVSSASSVLFPFGSPNTLGVGALCYVSFAMIAPHVTMGGMLMNMFSDIENSQLIVVWGTNPATDCPPLDLSRIVNAQKRGAQVVVIDPRRTMTAKLTDAEWIPIRSGTDGALALGMCNVLIEEELYDEGFIKDWTVGFDDFARYVQHFTPETVETISDIPAETIRSLARRIAEADGASTVMYTGLEYSDSGVQAIRATMVLWAIARQLDVPGGRCFSMRQNQFPVNREGHVANPDVRKALGRDRFPVYSEYRGESHAIALPDAVLEGKPYPVRSLIILGGSIITSWPQPAIWRKTLNSLDFLVTIDRQLTADAAYADIVLPATTMYEIESYMVYGPIFRIREKVVEPVGEARNDFFILAELAQRLGYGNLYPQNEDELLRHVLKDSGFTLEEVKSAEGTVEIPSVMMEYKKWEKGLLRADGKPGFNTPTGKFEIASTILEEHGYDPLPVYTEPGEGPLAQPELSEKFPLIFNSGSRVNTDFRSQHHGIAGLLRERPEPTVTMNTDDAEKRDIKNGDLVHIINERGKVTMRALVTDDIVRGSIDANMGGGGPIGPDRWKNCNINELTDLQRYDPISGFPVYKTLLCEVVSASETEEKVVIDSGEYGDSAGLEDSCKESRTTTQRIYLDHNATTPLDLEVKDIMQRYVANGHGNPSSIYSEGKDARFAVESARRSVGQLLNCTARRITFTGSGSEANNLAIKGVAFANWGTKNHIITTSIEHPSVMNTCKWLESHGFSVTYLEVDRKKSINPEDLRSAITDRTCLVSVMMANNETGSIQPIEELVHVAKEQNVLFHTDCVQAVGKIPIDVTELGVDFLTLSGHKLYGPKGIGVLYIRKGVVLEPLVSGGNQEGGMRAGTENVLGIVGLGKAAELSVQRLPEMSRVKRLRDRLENGIRSLITDSKLNANSEKRLPNTLNITLPGIRGESVVLALDQKGVSLSSGSACRSGSPKPSYALLAMGLSEEEAHCSLRFSLGLGNTMEEIDRTLNLLGEMVRDKKSVVRFVPCR; encoded by the coding sequence AAGGTACACTTGAATTTGAAAGGATATCGTGGGACAACGCTTATGAAATTATTACAGCGAAACTTAATGAAATTAAAAATGAATCTGGTCCGGAAGCTGCTGCAATTTATACAGGACGGGGAAGCTTCGAGCTTTCCATGTGTGACCGTTTTCAACCAAAGGGCGTTGCTGTCTCTTCGGCATCGAGTGTCTTGTTTCCGTTCGGTTCTCCCAATACTCTGGGAGTAGGTGCCCTCTGTTATGTTTCATTTGCAATGATTGCTCCCCATGTGACCATGGGGGGAATGCTTATGAACATGTTTTCTGACATTGAAAATTCTCAATTAATCGTGGTCTGGGGAACAAACCCGGCTACTGATTGCCCACCACTCGATCTCAGCAGGATTGTGAACGCTCAAAAACGGGGAGCTCAAGTTGTAGTCATTGATCCGAGAAGAACCATGACGGCAAAACTTACTGATGCGGAGTGGATTCCCATTCGTTCCGGTACTGATGGTGCCCTCGCTCTGGGAATGTGTAATGTGCTCATAGAAGAGGAATTGTATGATGAGGGTTTTATAAAGGATTGGACGGTAGGTTTTGATGATTTTGCCAGGTATGTGCAGCATTTTACACCAGAAACCGTGGAAACTATTTCGGATATTCCGGCTGAGACGATCAGATCTCTTGCCAGGAGGATTGCAGAGGCAGATGGGGCGTCAACGGTCATGTATACGGGACTTGAGTATAGCGACAGCGGGGTACAGGCTATTCGGGCTACGATGGTTCTCTGGGCCATTGCCAGACAGCTTGATGTCCCTGGTGGTCGTTGCTTTTCGATGCGGCAGAACCAATTTCCCGTCAATCGAGAAGGGCACGTTGCCAATCCTGATGTCCGAAAGGCTTTAGGCAGAGATCGATTTCCTGTCTACAGTGAATATCGGGGGGAGTCTCATGCAATTGCATTACCGGATGCAGTTCTGGAAGGAAAACCTTATCCTGTACGATCTCTCATAATCCTCGGAGGTTCAATTATTACTTCCTGGCCTCAACCCGCTATATGGAGAAAGACATTGAACAGTCTTGATTTTCTCGTTACGATTGATCGCCAGTTAACGGCAGATGCTGCATACGCTGACATTGTTCTGCCGGCAACAACCATGTATGAAATTGAGTCGTATATGGTTTACGGCCCGATATTTCGTATACGGGAAAAAGTTGTTGAGCCGGTAGGTGAGGCACGTAACGATTTCTTTATCCTTGCGGAACTGGCGCAACGTCTTGGGTATGGGAATCTCTACCCCCAAAATGAGGATGAACTCCTTCGACATGTGTTAAAGGACTCAGGCTTTACCCTTGAAGAGGTGAAAAGTGCAGAAGGAACCGTAGAAATACCTTCGGTAATGATGGAGTATAAGAAGTGGGAAAAGGGGTTGCTGCGAGCTGACGGTAAACCTGGCTTCAACACTCCAACGGGAAAATTTGAAATAGCCTCGACAATTCTTGAAGAGCACGGTTATGATCCGTTGCCCGTCTACACTGAACCAGGTGAAGGACCACTTGCCCAACCAGAGCTTTCAGAAAAATTCCCTCTGATCTTCAATTCGGGTTCGCGTGTGAATACCGACTTCCGGTCACAGCATCATGGAATAGCCGGATTATTGAGAGAGAGACCGGAACCGACGGTAACAATGAATACCGATGATGCAGAAAAACGGGATATCAAGAATGGAGATCTTGTGCATATTATCAACGAACGGGGTAAGGTTACCATGCGTGCATTGGTCACCGATGATATTGTAAGGGGCTCTATTGATGCCAACATGGGCGGTGGAGGGCCCATTGGACCTGACCGGTGGAAAAATTGCAATATCAATGAGTTAACAGATCTCCAGCGTTACGATCCTATTTCTGGATTCCCGGTATATAAGACTCTCTTATGTGAAGTGGTCTCTGCTTCAGAGACTGAGGAAAAGGTAGTCATTGACTCTGGCGAGTATGGTGACTCCGCTGGCCTGGAGGATTCCTGTAAGGAATCTCGAACAACTACACAACGTATTTATCTCGACCACAATGCAACAACGCCCCTTGACCTGGAAGTGAAGGATATCATGCAGCGCTATGTAGCAAACGGCCATGGAAATCCTTCCAGTATTTACAGCGAAGGAAAAGATGCAAGGTTTGCAGTTGAGTCCGCACGAAGAAGTGTAGGGCAGCTCCTTAATTGCACTGCACGGCGGATAACATTTACCGGCAGCGGTTCAGAGGCAAACAATCTTGCCATAAAGGGTGTTGCATTTGCAAACTGGGGTACAAAAAACCATATTATTACAACATCAATAGAACACCCATCAGTTATGAATACATGCAAGTGGCTTGAAAGTCATGGTTTTTCCGTTACCTATCTTGAGGTTGACCGTAAGAAGAGCATCAATCCAGAAGATTTACGCTCTGCGATTACCGATAGGACATGTCTTGTAAGTGTTATGATGGCCAACAACGAAACAGGCTCTATTCAACCGATCGAAGAGCTGGTGCATGTGGCGAAGGAACAGAATGTTCTTTTTCATACTGATTGTGTACAGGCAGTTGGTAAGATTCCGATCGATGTCACGGAACTTGGGGTTGATTTTCTTACACTTTCTGGCCACAAGTTATATGGCCCCAAGGGGATCGGCGTTTTATATATTCGGAAGGGTGTTGTCCTGGAACCTCTTGTCAGTGGTGGCAATCAGGAGGGAGGAATGCGTGCCGGAACTGAAAACGTATTAGGGATTGTCGGGCTCGGTAAGGCCGCTGAACTTTCGGTGCAGAGATTACCTGAAATGAGCAGGGTAAAACGGCTGCGTGACAGGCTGGAGAATGGTATCAGGTCATTAATTACTGATTCGAAGTTAAATGCCAACTCTGAAAAAAGATTACCCAATACACTCAATATAACTTTACCGGGGATACGCGGGGAATCAGTGGTTCTTGCCCTTGATCAGAAAGGAGTCAGTCTCTCTTCAGGTTCGGCGTGCCGTTCAGGATCACCGAAACCATCGTACGCCTTGCTGGCAATGGGACTGTCTGAAGAAGAGGCACACTGTTCACTCCGCTTCTCATTAGGCCTTGGTAATACAATGGAGGAGATCGATAGAACTTTAAACCTTCTTGGAGAGATGGTTAGGGACAAAAAATCGGTTGTTAGATTTGTACCCTGCCGTTAA
- a CDS encoding polymer-forming cytoskeletal protein produces the protein MSLFKKNVEKKTVASENITDNNHGKIREEHQPRKESRMSDDAITKITQDVEIKGTIKFDKALKIDGKFEGEMITDQGEVFVGKTGGIKANIKVKNATIEGRVDGNIIATERVELKQKAQLLGDLKARTLVIEEGVVFVGQCDVNPDGFKLDKRNSPEEKRDTIKEPKRFESSVK, from the coding sequence ATGAGTCTTTTTAAAAAAAATGTAGAAAAGAAAACTGTAGCATCGGAAAACATAACAGATAATAATCATGGAAAAATTAGAGAAGAACATCAACCGAGAAAGGAGTCTAGAATGAGTGACGACGCAATTACGAAAATAACACAGGACGTGGAGATCAAAGGGACAATCAAGTTTGATAAGGCCTTGAAAATTGACGGAAAGTTTGAAGGTGAAATGATAACAGATCAGGGAGAAGTCTTTGTGGGAAAGACTGGCGGTATCAAGGCAAATATAAAGGTGAAAAACGCGACGATTGAAGGCCGTGTTGATGGCAATATTATTGCTACCGAGAGGGTAGAACTGAAACAAAAGGCTCAGCTTCTGGGTGATCTCAAGGCAAGAACCCTGGTTATTGAAGAGGGTGTTGTTTTTGTGGGGCAATGTGACGTTAACCCAGATGGATTTAAACTTGATAAGAGAAATTCGCCGGAAGAAAAGAGAGACACGATCAAGGAACCGAAACGTTTTGAAAGTTCGGTAAAGTGA